From Salarias fasciatus chromosome 5, fSalaFa1.1, whole genome shotgun sequence, a single genomic window includes:
- the LOC115388063 gene encoding transcription factor HES-5-like: MAPTITAAITNSQDLLSLNHKIRKPLVEKLRRERINSSIEQLKSLLGPDFLKQQPDSKLEKADILEMTVCFLTQLQQQNQQHRKLINHFNKLQSSSDLNLGEADFSPLSSTVQTSSTEDKSPACSALWRPW; the protein is encoded by the exons ATGGCTCCTACAATCACTGCAGCGATCACCAACTCTCAGGACCTTCTCTCTCTCAACCACAAG ATCAGAAAACCTCTGGTGGAGAAGCTGCGCAGAGAGAGAATCAACAGCAGCATTGAGCAGCTCAAGTCTCTCCTGGGTCCAGACTTCCtcaaacagcagccagactccaAGCTGGAGAAAGCAGACATCCTGGAGATGACAGTTTGCTTCctgacacagctgcagcagcagaaccagcagcacagGAAACTGATCAACCACTTCAACAAGCTGCAGTCGTCCTCTGATCTCAACCTGGGAGAGGCTGACTTCTCTCCTCTGAGCTCCacagtccagaccagcagcacCGAAGACAAGAGtccagcctgcagcgccctctggAGGCCCTGGTAG